A part of Microcoleus sp. AS-A8 genomic DNA contains:
- the rpsF gene encoding 30S ribosomal protein S6, producing MTSNYELMYILRPDLGEEQVDQAIAKYENLLREQGVEQLEIQHRGKRRLAYEINRHREGIYIQMNYKAPATHVAIVERAMRLSEEVIRYLTLKLEDRKADPEPAPVEVEA from the coding sequence ATGACTAGCAATTACGAATTGATGTACATCCTGCGCCCCGATTTAGGGGAGGAACAGGTAGACCAAGCGATCGCCAAGTACGAAAACCTTCTGCGTGAACAAGGTGTAGAGCAGCTCGAAATTCAGCATCGCGGCAAGCGTCGTCTGGCTTACGAAATCAACAGGCACCGCGAAGGCATCTATATCCAGATGAATTACAAAGCGCCTGCAACCCATGTAGCAATTGTGGAACGGGCGATGCGTCTGAGTGAGGAAGTTATTCGTTACTTGACCCTCAAGCTGGAAGATCGCAAAGCCGATCCAGAACCAGCTCCAGTTGAAGTAGAGGCTTAG
- a CDS encoding tetratricopeptide repeat protein, whose translation MILTDRAPQKVSSWNQQTYQRLKLALSLGLRRQIFVAVCDDLSLRNRLAGKLHAELGTSLARASLDVPGSSKLISLKLNLSDPNPLAQIAQWCSQHRQSRSSTPAPGFQILGVERLTRQPPSVQRLFLRRLQSIDRNLLRLESTLLLWLPRPWFHMIQQSVPEFWQWHTGVFEFEGEPTPLPPVGASKPEASPNSVALESEAGKGSFQEDLRTLLTHDLAESDKRPPIKQISWKKQQPYNPSVHKPAADAPHAASASPSGKPNPKTGTASSPPNDYTKTTHYPIPPAQKAVPLTEDEAVVFEELMEHEISMPLTPRAITPNAELGLGDLERELEQLQIDEFMGYAQPPILNSQSGEPTPTAPPNGHSLPPSLPGSTPQPQPQSAESPAETYLELGHHYRHAIEQGDASEENLMIAIQAYEQALHWLDKSSPQVSDILNDLGNLYWMLSRCPGSVDHALSYLEQAIQAYQLALTKLTAEEAPLTYAMIQNNLGAAYGDLARHKDPAESLEQSIRAYEEALRYRRADSDPLKYASTQNNLGTAHWNLAQHQASVAHLRAAIAAYKEALSYYSPQSEPLNWAMIQNNLGTAYWNLAQYEQPQIWLPLATAAYQEAMKYRTPAVAPAACAATLNNLGTAYWHLADHCHDQAQQQAEYLEKSIAAYENAIALTQQLSQNEPPIPVNFDVFATYNNLGLAHYQLATEPQFSLTQPSKLTHLESALEQHAKVCMGLKAQDDPNVATATPSDSYQTAFSYIIKTIRAIYNEGGLAGQNRALSKVPGQLLPEILPRL comes from the coding sequence ATGATACTCACGGATCGTGCCCCCCAGAAAGTTTCGAGCTGGAATCAGCAAACCTATCAACGCTTGAAACTTGCCTTGAGTCTTGGTCTGCGTCGCCAAATTTTTGTGGCGGTGTGTGATGACTTGAGCCTACGCAACCGTCTAGCAGGTAAATTACATGCCGAGTTGGGTACCTCTTTAGCAAGAGCGTCCCTGGACGTTCCAGGCAGCTCAAAATTGATCAGCCTGAAATTAAACCTGAGCGACCCCAATCCTTTAGCCCAAATTGCTCAATGGTGCTCACAGCATCGGCAATCCCGAAGTTCTACACCAGCACCGGGATTTCAAATTTTAGGAGTTGAGCGCTTAACACGGCAACCGCCATCGGTGCAGCGATTGTTCCTCAGGCGTTTACAATCGATTGACCGAAATTTGCTGCGCTTGGAATCAACCTTATTACTCTGGTTGCCACGACCTTGGTTCCACATGATTCAGCAGTCTGTGCCAGAGTTTTGGCAGTGGCACACAGGTGTTTTTGAGTTTGAAGGAGAGCCAACCCCTTTACCTCCGGTTGGTGCATCCAAACCAGAGGCTTCCCCCAATTCAGTGGCGTTAGAGTCAGAAGCAGGAAAGGGTTCTTTCCAGGAAGACTTGCGAACACTCCTGACTCACGACTTGGCAGAAAGCGACAAGCGACCGCCTATCAAGCAAATTAGTTGGAAAAAGCAACAGCCTTACAACCCTTCAGTTCACAAACCAGCCGCAGACGCTCCTCACGCTGCTAGCGCTTCGCCATCGGGGAAACCAAACCCTAAAACGGGTACAGCATCCTCACCCCCAAATGATTACACCAAAACGACCCATTACCCGATCCCTCCTGCTCAAAAGGCCGTTCCGTTAACAGAAGACGAGGCGGTGGTGTTTGAGGAACTCATGGAACATGAGATATCGATGCCGCTAACACCCCGTGCCATAACACCTAACGCTGAATTGGGTTTAGGTGATTTAGAGCGGGAATTAGAGCAACTTCAGATTGATGAGTTCATGGGTTATGCTCAACCCCCCATCCTCAATTCCCAATCAGGCGAACCGACTCCAACGGCACCGCCAAACGGGCACTCCTTGCCACCCTCCCTGCCAGGCTCCACACCACAGCCGCAACCCCAGTCAGCAGAGTCGCCAGCAGAGACTTATTTAGAACTGGGTCATCACTATCGCCATGCCATTGAGCAGGGAGATGCCTCTGAAGAAAACTTGATGATTGCCATTCAGGCTTATGAGCAAGCGCTGCATTGGTTAGACAAATCCTCGCCCCAAGTTTCAGATATCCTCAATGACTTGGGTAATCTCTACTGGATGTTATCCCGTTGTCCTGGCAGCGTGGATCATGCGCTTTCCTATTTAGAGCAAGCGATTCAAGCCTACCAACTGGCTTTGACTAAGCTAACGGCTGAAGAAGCGCCCCTCACCTACGCGATGATTCAAAATAATCTGGGAGCCGCTTACGGGGATTTAGCTCGGCATAAAGACCCAGCAGAGAGCTTGGAGCAGTCAATTCGCGCCTATGAAGAAGCCTTGCGCTATCGCCGTGCTGACAGCGATCCCCTAAAGTATGCTTCTACGCAAAACAATTTGGGTACCGCTCACTGGAATTTAGCTCAGCATCAAGCTTCGGTTGCCCATTTACGAGCAGCGATCGCGGCTTATAAAGAAGCTCTTTCTTATTATTCCCCTCAATCTGAGCCGTTAAATTGGGCAATGATTCAAAATAACCTAGGGACTGCCTACTGGAATCTTGCCCAGTACGAACAACCGCAAATCTGGTTACCCCTGGCAACAGCAGCTTATCAGGAGGCGATGAAGTACCGAACCCCGGCAGTTGCGCCTGCGGCTTGTGCGGCTACACTCAATAACTTGGGTACGGCATATTGGCATTTAGCAGACCACTGTCACGACCAAGCCCAGCAGCAGGCAGAATACTTAGAGAAATCTATTGCGGCTTATGAAAATGCGATCGCTCTGACTCAGCAATTGTCTCAAAATGAGCCACCCATACCCGTTAATTTCGATGTTTTTGCCACCTACAATAATCTGGGATTAGCCCATTACCAACTGGCAACCGAACCGCAATTTTCTCTAACGCAGCCGTCTAAATTAACTCATCTTGAATCAGCTTTAGAGCAACACGCGAAAGTTTGCATGGGTCTGAAGGCGCAAGACGATCCTAACGTCGCTACCGCAACGCCCTCAGATTCGTACCAAACGGCCTTCAGCTACATCATTAAAACAATTCGTGCTATTTACAATGAAGGTGGTCTGGCTGGGCAAAATCGCGCCCTCTCGAAGGTTCCGGGTCAGCTATTACCAGAAATTTTGCCCCGATTGTAA
- a CDS encoding RNA helicase, whose amino-acid sequence MNVSTTSVNLDLKNLFPFELDEFQQQAIAALNAGRSVVVCAPTGSGKTLIGEYTIHRALARGGRIFYTTPLKALSNQKLRDFRELFGAEQVGLLTGDISINRDAPILVMTTEIFRNMLYGTPIGEVGTSLVGVEAVVLDECHYMNDRQRGTVWEESIIYCPPEVQLVALSATVANADQLTEWLNLVHGATELIYSNFRPVPLQFYFGNTKGVFPLLDETHRQINPRLKPKNKGGKPRGGRPESPHMTYILEQLAARDMLPAIYFIFSRRGCDRAVEEMGDFSLVNEREAAQLKEKIDEFLSRNPEAGRAGQVEPLYRGIAAHHAGILPAWKGLVEELFQLGLIKVVFATETLAAGINMPARTTVISTLSKRTDRGHRLLTASEFLQMAGRAGRRGMDAIGYVVTLQTPFEGAKEAAYLATAGADPLVSQFSPTYGMVLNLLQTHSVSEAKDLVERSFAQYLATLYLRPQQQAITELTTELTKLDIQLAPIEVKQLEKYEKLSERLKEERRLLKLLENQAEAARAQEIAQVLKDAPPGTVLYLKGKHVKVSSPVPAVLVAKVKGSGHAPNFVCLSTHNRWYVATTADVVDMLAEDEMGYVEYVPLPEELMLKAGQVRRGKEETEAIAQHLQRSIGHRTPSADLASFAPEVFTQSKVVEAVKDQLDNHPLHYWGNPSNLIKRHKRRLTLQEEIHQHQAQYRENQAHHWQEFLNLIEVLRAFGCLDNVTPTPLGKATAAIRGDNELWLGLALMSGEFDQLDPHHLAGAMCALVTETPRPDSWTNYLPPEPAIEALVHLKGTRQSLLKLQYRYDIMWPIWPEYKFLDKIVGGLMGLVEQWALGVSWTDLCANTSLDEGDVVRILRRTVDILSQIPHVPAVPNSLRVNAIRAIQLLDRFPVNEVVD is encoded by the coding sequence GTGAACGTTTCCACTACCTCAGTCAATCTTGACCTAAAGAATTTATTTCCGTTTGAACTCGATGAATTTCAGCAACAGGCGATCGCAGCCCTGAATGCAGGTCGCTCTGTGGTTGTCTGTGCTCCCACCGGTTCGGGGAAAACCCTCATTGGAGAATATACCATTCACCGTGCCCTAGCGCGGGGCGGTCGCATCTTCTACACCACACCCTTAAAGGCTCTGTCTAACCAGAAGCTGCGTGATTTCCGAGAATTATTTGGTGCAGAGCAAGTGGGACTGCTGACCGGTGATATCTCCATCAACCGGGATGCCCCCATCTTGGTCATGACCACCGAAATCTTCCGCAACATGCTCTATGGCACACCCATTGGGGAAGTCGGCACCTCCCTGGTTGGCGTGGAAGCGGTCGTACTCGATGAGTGTCATTACATGAATGACCGACAGCGGGGCACCGTTTGGGAAGAATCCATTATCTATTGCCCCCCAGAAGTCCAACTCGTTGCTCTCTCCGCCACCGTTGCCAATGCTGACCAGCTCACGGAATGGCTGAATCTCGTTCATGGCGCAACAGAGCTAATTTACTCCAACTTCCGACCCGTTCCCTTGCAGTTCTACTTCGGGAACACCAAGGGCGTTTTTCCGCTGCTGGATGAGACTCACAGGCAAATTAACCCTCGCCTCAAACCCAAAAATAAAGGAGGCAAACCACGAGGAGGGCGTCCAGAAAGTCCCCACATGACCTATATCCTAGAGCAACTTGCGGCACGGGATATGTTACCGGCGATTTACTTTATCTTCAGTCGTCGGGGCTGTGATCGAGCCGTGGAGGAAATGGGGGATTTTTCACTAGTTAATGAACGAGAAGCCGCCCAACTCAAGGAGAAAATTGACGAATTTTTAAGTCGCAATCCAGAGGCCGGTCGTGCTGGACAAGTGGAACCGCTTTACCGAGGAATTGCCGCTCATCACGCCGGAATTTTACCCGCCTGGAAGGGATTGGTGGAAGAACTGTTCCAACTGGGTCTGATTAAAGTGGTGTTTGCCACGGAGACGCTGGCAGCAGGGATTAATATGCCTGCCCGCACCACTGTCATTTCGACGCTGTCCAAGCGGACTGACCGGGGACATCGCTTGCTGACGGCTTCAGAATTCTTGCAGATGGCGGGTCGTGCCGGACGGCGGGGCATGGATGCTATCGGCTATGTTGTTACCTTACAGACGCCCTTTGAAGGGGCAAAAGAAGCAGCTTACCTAGCAACGGCGGGTGCTGACCCCCTCGTGAGCCAGTTCTCACCCACTTACGGCATGGTGCTGAATTTGTTGCAAACCCACTCGGTGAGTGAAGCCAAGGATTTGGTGGAACGGAGTTTTGCCCAGTACTTGGCGACACTTTATCTCCGGCCTCAGCAACAAGCGATTACGGAGTTGACCACAGAACTGACGAAACTGGATATTCAACTCGCCCCCATAGAAGTGAAACAGTTGGAAAAGTATGAAAAACTCAGTGAACGCCTCAAAGAAGAACGCCGATTGCTGAAACTCCTGGAAAATCAAGCGGAAGCAGCGCGCGCCCAGGAAATTGCCCAGGTTCTTAAAGATGCGCCACCCGGAACTGTACTCTATCTGAAAGGGAAGCATGTGAAGGTATCTTCCCCTGTTCCAGCGGTTTTGGTGGCGAAGGTAAAAGGAAGTGGTCACGCGCCTAATTTTGTCTGCTTAAGCACCCATAATCGCTGGTATGTAGCGACAACGGCGGATGTTGTTGACATGCTTGCGGAAGACGAGATGGGATATGTCGAGTATGTCCCTCTACCAGAGGAACTCATGCTGAAGGCCGGTCAAGTCAGGCGCGGCAAAGAGGAGACAGAAGCGATCGCGCAGCACCTGCAAAGGAGTATTGGGCATCGCACGCCATCGGCTGATTTAGCCTCTTTTGCACCCGAAGTGTTCACTCAATCTAAAGTTGTGGAGGCTGTAAAAGACCAACTCGACAATCATCCCTTGCACTATTGGGGCAATCCCAGTAATCTGATCAAGCGTCACAAACGCCGATTAACCTTGCAAGAAGAAATTCATCAGCATCAAGCCCAGTATCGAGAAAACCAAGCTCACCACTGGCAGGAATTTCTGAACCTGATTGAGGTACTCAGAGCCTTTGGTTGCTTGGACAACGTCACACCCACCCCTTTGGGAAAAGCCACCGCTGCCATTCGCGGAGATAACGAATTATGGCTAGGACTGGCGCTGATGTCGGGGGAATTTGATCAATTAGACCCCCACCACCTGGCAGGTGCGATGTGTGCTCTGGTTACCGAAACCCCTCGCCCCGATAGCTGGACGAACTACTTACCCCCTGAACCCGCGATCGAGGCCTTGGTTCATTTGAAAGGGACGCGGCAGAGTCTGCTGAAATTGCAGTATCGCTATGACATCATGTGGCCGATTTGGCCGGAATATAAATTCCTCGATAAGATCGTCGGCGGATTAATGGGTCTGGTAGAGCAGTGGGCTTTAGGTGTCTCCTGGACAGATCTGTGTGCCAACACCAGCTTAGATGAGGGCGATGTGGTGCGGATTTTGCGCCGAACGGTGGATATTCTTTCCCAAATTCCCCATGTACCGGCTGTACCCAATTCCTTGAGAGTCAATGCCATTCGAGCAATCCAGTTACTTGACCGCTTCCCCGTCAACGAAGTAGTTGATTAA